A region from the Sulfitobacter sp. D7 genome encodes:
- a CDS encoding ABC transporter ATP-binding protein — MLDHANGAPIAQIQGLRVEFQTKDGPVVGVEDVSFDINPGETVCVVGESGSGKSVSSLSLMRLVEYGGGEIAGGRLLFERGEKGQVDLAASSGSLMRKIRGNEIGMIFQEPMTALNPVFTIGKQMTEGLRLHLNMSRQEAEERALELMQQVRIPEPERRLKQYPHELSGGMRQRVVIAMALACEPRLLIADEPTTALDVTIQAEILALMDRLKRETGTAVMFITHDMAVVAQMADRVVVMFRGKKVEEGTVEEIFENPQHPYTKALLAAVPKLGEMTGKPYPEPMKLLGSEDKEIVPIKGREEVLLSVRNLTTRFPVQGGFLRRTVANVHAVEDLSFTLNKGQTLSLVGESGCGKSTAGRSILRLVEPMSGEVNLDGVDIMSLDQSALRTARLDMQMIFQDPFASLNPQMQLADQVAEPIHNFATLKGAEITKRIEMLFDRVELPRSFMRRFPHELSGGQRQRVAIARALALNPKLIIADEAVSALDVSVQAQVLNLMMELQAEMELSFLFISHDMAVVERVSHYVGVMYLGRIVEMGSRQRVFENPQHPYTQALMKAVPIADPRRRKSEKDLNFKPIPSPIHPVSYRAEPSVYREVEPGHHVLTTDSGY; from the coding sequence ATGCTGGATCACGCAAACGGGGCGCCAATCGCCCAAATTCAGGGCCTGCGCGTCGAATTTCAAACCAAAGATGGCCCCGTTGTCGGCGTCGAAGATGTCAGTTTCGACATCAACCCCGGTGAGACGGTTTGCGTTGTCGGGGAATCGGGATCGGGCAAATCGGTGTCTTCGCTGTCGCTGATGCGGCTGGTCGAATACGGCGGCGGTGAAATTGCAGGCGGGCGCCTTCTTTTTGAGCGTGGTGAAAAGGGGCAGGTCGATCTGGCGGCCAGCAGCGGCAGCCTCATGCGCAAGATTCGCGGCAATGAAATCGGCATGATCTTCCAAGAGCCGATGACCGCGCTGAACCCCGTATTTACCATCGGCAAGCAGATGACCGAGGGCCTGCGCCTGCATCTGAACATGTCCCGGCAAGAGGCCGAGGAACGTGCGTTGGAATTGATGCAGCAGGTCCGCATCCCTGAGCCTGAGCGCCGGTTGAAGCAGTACCCGCATGAGCTTTCGGGCGGTATGCGCCAGCGCGTGGTGATCGCCATGGCGCTGGCCTGCGAGCCGCGCCTGCTGATCGCGGATGAGCCCACCACCGCGCTCGACGTGACGATTCAGGCCGAAATCCTCGCCCTGATGGACCGGCTCAAGCGCGAAACGGGCACGGCGGTGATGTTCATCACCCATGACATGGCCGTGGTGGCGCAGATGGCTGACCGGGTCGTCGTCATGTTCCGCGGCAAGAAGGTCGAGGAAGGCACCGTCGAGGAGATCTTTGAGAACCCGCAGCACCCCTATACCAAAGCGCTCTTGGCCGCCGTGCCGAAACTGGGCGAGATGACGGGCAAGCCATACCCCGAGCCGATGAAGCTTTTGGGCAGTGAGGACAAGGAAATCGTTCCGATCAAGGGCCGCGAAGAGGTGCTCTTGTCGGTCAGGAACCTGACCACGCGCTTCCCAGTGCAGGGCGGTTTCCTGCGCCGCACTGTGGCCAATGTGCATGCGGTCGAAGACCTGTCCTTTACGCTCAACAAAGGTCAGACGCTGAGCCTCGTTGGCGAATCGGGCTGTGGCAAATCCACCGCCGGACGGTCGATCCTGCGGCTGGTGGAGCCGATGTCGGGAGAGGTGAACCTTGACGGTGTCGATATCATGTCGCTCGACCAATCAGCTTTGCGCACCGCGCGGCTCGACATGCAGATGATCTTTCAGGATCCCTTCGCCTCGCTCAACCCGCAGATGCAACTCGCGGATCAGGTGGCCGAGCCGATCCACAATTTTGCGACCCTCAAGGGGGCCGAAATTACCAAGCGGATCGAGATGCTCTTCGACCGGGTGGAACTGCCGCGCAGCTTCATGCGCCGCTTCCCGCATGAGCTGTCAGGCGGCCAGCGCCAACGGGTCGCCATCGCCCGCGCGCTTGCGCTGAACCCCAAGCTGATCATCGCGGATGAAGCGGTCTCGGCCCTTGATGTGTCTGTGCAGGCGCAGGTGCTCAACCTGATGATGGAGCTTCAGGCCGAGATGGAGCTGTCGTTCCTCTTCATCAGCCACGACATGGCGGTGGTGGAGCGGGTAAGCCACTACGTCGGCGTCATGTATCTGGGGCGCATCGTCGAGATGGGCTCGCGCCAGCGGGTGTTTGAGAACCCGCAGCACCCCTATACCCAAGCGCTGATGAAGGCCGTGCCAATCGCCGATCCGCGCCGGCGCAAGTCCGAGAAGGACCTGAACTTCAAACCGATTCCCTCGCCGATCCACCCTGTCAGCTATCGGGCCGAGCCTTCGGTCTACCGCGAGGTGGAGCCGGGGCACCATGTGCTGACCACCGACAGTGGCTATTGA
- a CDS encoding ABC transporter permease: MLTFSIRRLLLSIPTLLFISLVIFLLLQLAPGDPMAQVPLTVPPEVKEKMREALGLGQPIYIQYWKWLVQVFWIEPQVFIDYLTNRSALFSWLPDTNLSDGKLRVISWQTRSPVMDIVIQRMPQTLWVVGLAYIVGIVIAIPIGIYSAYRHYSVFDQAGTFITMIGFSIPPFFTGPLLIVIFSVYLGWLPSIYDTTHVVNDWASFKVQFMQMIMPVMVLALQTTAQISRYMRGAMLDNLNQDYVRTARAKGLKESVVVMVHVLRNSMIPVVTIIALGMPAIFGGAIITENVFKVNGIGQLLLTALRANDLPMVMTLTFIFAVLIVLFNLIADILYGLLDPRIRYD, encoded by the coding sequence ATGTTGACCTTCTCCATCCGACGACTTCTTTTGTCGATCCCGACGCTTTTGTTTATCAGCCTGGTGATTTTCCTGCTGCTACAACTCGCCCCCGGCGACCCCATGGCCCAAGTGCCGCTGACGGTCCCGCCTGAAGTGAAAGAAAAAATGCGCGAGGCGCTTGGCCTTGGGCAACCGATCTATATCCAATATTGGAAATGGCTGGTGCAGGTCTTTTGGATCGAGCCGCAGGTCTTCATCGACTACCTGACCAACCGCTCCGCCCTGTTTAGCTGGCTGCCCGACACCAACCTGTCGGACGGCAAGCTGCGCGTGATCTCTTGGCAGACCCGTTCGCCTGTGATGGACATCGTGATCCAGCGCATGCCGCAGACCCTTTGGGTCGTGGGTCTGGCCTATATCGTGGGGATCGTCATCGCCATTCCCATCGGCATCTACTCGGCCTACCGCCATTATTCGGTCTTTGATCAAGCGGGTACCTTCATCACCATGATCGGCTTTTCGATCCCGCCGTTCTTTACTGGGCCGCTGCTAATCGTGATTTTCTCGGTCTATCTGGGATGGCTGCCGTCAATCTATGACACCACCCATGTGGTGAATGACTGGGCCAGCTTCAAAGTGCAATTCATGCAGATGATCATGCCCGTCATGGTGCTGGCGCTGCAAACCACGGCGCAGATCAGCCGCTACATGCGCGGTGCGATGCTCGACAACCTCAACCAAGACTACGTGCGCACCGCCCGCGCGAAAGGGCTGAAGGAAAGCGTCGTCGTCATGGTGCATGTGCTGCGCAACTCGATGATCCCGGTGGTCACCATCATCGCGCTTGGCATGCCTGCCATTTTTGGCGGCGCCATCATCACCGAGAACGTCTTTAAGGTGAATGGCATCGGCCAGCTTCTGTTGACCGCGCTGCGCGCCAACGATTTGCCCATGGTGATGACCCTGACCTTTATCTTTGCGGTGTTGATCGTGCTGTTCAACCTGATCGCAGATATCCTCTACGGCCTGCTTGACCCAAGGATCCGTTATGACTGA
- a CDS encoding peptide ABC transporter substrate-binding protein: MKLKTLLMGAVASTAFAPMAFAEAHEGERGRDGEVKIIYWQAPSILNPYLSSGTKDVEASSLILEPLGRYDETGALVPYLANEIPTLENGGVSEDLKTITWKLKDGLMWSDGTPVTANDVKFTADYCMNPEGGCAQLAKFEGVSSVDVVDDQTVKVTFSEPMPNPYGPFMGGQSPIIQAAQFADCTGAKAPECTEANFNPIGTGPFTVTEFRPNDVITMAANENYRDPSKPAFASLTFKGGGDATAAGRAVMETGEFDYAWNLQLAPDVIAKMAEGGKGKPMSAFGTLVERLELNMTDPSPDLPEGERATAKHPHPFLTDESVRRALSMAIDRELLVEVGYGQAGRATCNMVPAPELYASDNTDCLTQDIEGAKALLDEAGWVDSDGDGIREKDGVKLEILYQTSTNAVRQDFQALIKDWWSQIGVETELRNIDASVFFGGDPGSTDTFQRFYADVEMYANNFDGTDPQSYLAQRTCAKFPSPESQWQGENINRFCEEEYDAMVAELGRTGEMEKRGELAKKLNDMLTKDSYSILPLVDRGRVSAAANTLGGVVLNTWDSELWNAADWYRMEE; this comes from the coding sequence ATGAAATTGAAGACCCTATTGATGGGGGCTGTCGCATCGACTGCGTTTGCCCCTATGGCCTTTGCAGAAGCCCATGAGGGCGAGCGTGGCCGCGACGGCGAAGTCAAAATCATTTATTGGCAGGCGCCTTCGATCCTGAACCCCTATCTGTCGAGCGGCACGAAGGACGTCGAAGCGTCCTCGCTGATCCTCGAACCCCTTGGTCGCTATGACGAAACCGGCGCGCTGGTCCCCTATCTGGCGAACGAAATTCCGACGCTGGAAAACGGCGGCGTGAGCGAAGACCTCAAGACCATCACATGGAAGCTGAAAGATGGGCTGATGTGGTCCGACGGCACCCCCGTCACCGCCAATGACGTCAAATTCACCGCCGATTACTGCATGAACCCCGAAGGCGGCTGCGCACAGTTGGCCAAATTCGAAGGTGTCTCTTCGGTCGATGTGGTCGACGACCAGACGGTCAAGGTTACCTTCTCCGAGCCGATGCCGAACCCCTACGGCCCCTTCATGGGCGGCCAGTCCCCGATCATTCAGGCAGCGCAGTTTGCCGATTGTACTGGCGCCAAGGCGCCCGAGTGTACCGAAGCGAACTTTAACCCCATCGGCACCGGCCCCTTCACCGTCACTGAGTTCCGCCCGAACGACGTGATCACCATGGCCGCGAACGAAAACTACCGCGACCCGAGCAAGCCCGCCTTTGCCTCGCTGACCTTCAAAGGTGGCGGCGACGCGACAGCTGCGGGCCGTGCCGTGATGGAAACCGGCGAATTCGACTACGCCTGGAACCTGCAACTGGCCCCCGATGTCATCGCCAAGATGGCCGAAGGCGGCAAGGGCAAGCCGATGTCGGCTTTCGGCACGCTGGTTGAGCGTCTGGAACTGAACATGACAGACCCCTCCCCGGACCTGCCGGAAGGTGAGCGGGCCACAGCCAAGCACCCGCATCCGTTCCTCACCGATGAGAGCGTCCGCCGGGCACTGTCGATGGCGATTGACCGCGAACTGCTGGTCGAAGTCGGCTACGGCCAAGCGGGCCGCGCCACCTGCAACATGGTGCCCGCGCCAGAGCTTTACGCCTCCGACAACACCGACTGCCTGACCCAAGACATCGAAGGCGCCAAGGCGCTCTTGGACGAAGCGGGCTGGGTTGACAGCGATGGCGACGGCATCCGCGAAAAAGACGGCGTGAAGCTGGAAATCCTTTACCAGACCTCGACCAACGCCGTGCGTCAGGACTTCCAAGCGCTGATCAAGGATTGGTGGAGCCAGATCGGTGTTGAAACCGAATTGCGCAACATCGACGCTTCGGTCTTCTTTGGGGGTGATCCCGGTTCGACCGACACATTCCAGCGTTTCTATGCAGACGTGGAAATGTATGCCAACAACTTCGATGGCACCGATCCGCAAAGCTACCTCGCTCAGCGGACCTGCGCCAAATTCCCAAGCCCGGAATCGCAGTGGCAGGGTGAGAACATCAACCGTTTCTGCGAAGAAGAGTATGACGCGATGGTGGCCGAACTGGGCCGTACCGGCGAAATGGAAAAGCGTGGCGAACTGGCCAAAAAGCTGAACGACATGCTAACCAAAGACAGCTACTCGATCCTGCCGCTGGTTGACCGTGGTCGCGTTTCTGCTGCAGCCAACACCCTTGGTGGCGTTGTTCTGAACACATGGGACTCCGAGCTGTGGAATGCCGCCGATTGGTACCGCATGGAAGAGTGA
- a CDS encoding ABC transporter permease → MTEQPIPASPVEADLEFMKALQDKGPQKPPRSQWRDVWDQFRKHKGALFGGGFLIFITLAVIFGPYLWDIDAKKLDIRNKNWRPIYTLLWDGDAKAGWSHPFGTDQLGRDILAQMLFGGRVSMAVGWMAMALALIIGTAVGVLSGFFKRMDFWLMRFTDLILSLPILPLVLLAVTLFGQPLRSQFGPEGGMFILIVSVISLTSWMQTARIVRGDILALKEREFILAARSIGTTPGKIIRRHLLPNVISPIMVSATLGLATAIITESALSFLGVGFPSDFPTWGKQLADAVDRMQEFPERVMLPGIAISLTVLAVNYLGDGLRDALDPRIRGR, encoded by the coding sequence ATGACTGAGCAACCCATTCCCGCCAGCCCGGTCGAAGCCGACCTCGAATTCATGAAAGCCCTGCAAGACAAGGGCCCGCAGAAGCCCCCGCGCAGCCAATGGCGCGATGTCTGGGACCAGTTCCGCAAGCACAAGGGCGCGCTTTTCGGCGGCGGTTTCCTGATCTTCATCACGCTCGCGGTGATCTTTGGCCCCTATCTGTGGGACATCGACGCCAAGAAGCTCGACATTCGCAACAAGAATTGGCGGCCGATCTATACGCTGCTGTGGGACGGCGATGCCAAGGCGGGGTGGAGCCATCCCTTCGGCACCGATCAGTTGGGCCGCGACATCCTTGCGCAGATGCTTTTTGGCGGGCGCGTGTCGATGGCCGTGGGCTGGATGGCCATGGCGCTGGCGCTGATCATCGGCACGGCCGTCGGCGTGCTTTCGGGCTTTTTCAAGCGGATGGACTTCTGGCTCATGCGTTTCACCGATCTGATCCTCAGCCTGCCGATCCTGCCGCTGGTGCTTTTGGCGGTGACACTCTTCGGGCAACCGCTGCGCTCGCAATTTGGGCCTGAGGGGGGCATGTTCATCCTCATCGTCTCGGTCATCAGCCTGACCTCTTGGATGCAGACGGCGCGGATCGTGCGGGGCGATATTCTGGCGCTGAAGGAACGTGAGTTCATCCTTGCCGCCCGCTCTATCGGCACCACGCCGGGCAAGATCATCCGCCGTCACCTGCTGCCTAACGTGATCTCGCCCATCATGGTCTCGGCCACCCTTGGCCTTGCCACGGCGATCATCACCGAAAGCGCGCTGAGCTTTCTGGGCGTCGGCTTTCCGTCGGACTTCCCCACATGGGGCAAGCAACTGGCCGACGCAGTGGACCGCATGCAGGAGTTTCCCGAGCGCGTGATGCTGCCCGGCATCGCCATCTCGCTGACCGTGCTGGCGGTGAACTACCTTGGCGATGGTCTGCGCGACGCGCTTGATCCGCGCATTCGCGGACGCTGA
- the argE gene encoding acetylornithine deacetylase, translating to MNERLTPLELMTKLISFPTVSRDTNIPLIDWVAEYLASHGIESHRYVDPDQPKHALFAHAGPWEEGAVVLSGHTDVVPVDGQAWDTDPFTVTEKDGRYYGRGTCDMKGFDALALWALVEAHYADVKRPLQIALSFDEEIGCTGAPPMIQAMQGVVPKGSAVIVGEPSTMQAVTGHKGGIGFNTHLVGFEVHSSLLHTGVNAIMAGAKLIEWANDVNSDNMAAKPTETAAMFDPPFTTAHVGVIEGGTAHNITAKDCKFAMDFRVVPGEDKDKWGTAYLKKVREVEKQMQDVVPETYIETSTRFDVPALQPEKDGEAEQIVRQITGDNASHKVSYGTEAGQFQEAGYSAVICGPGDIAQAHQPNEFIDVAQFEAGHDFMRRLLTRLQG from the coding sequence ATGAACGAACGCCTGACCCCGCTCGAGTTGATGACCAAACTCATTAGCTTTCCCACCGTGTCGCGGGACACCAACATCCCGCTGATCGACTGGGTGGCCGAGTACCTCGCCTCCCACGGGATCGAGAGCCACCGCTACGTCGATCCTGATCAGCCCAAACATGCGCTTTTCGCCCATGCGGGCCCGTGGGAGGAGGGGGCCGTGGTGCTTTCGGGCCATACCGATGTGGTGCCGGTCGACGGGCAGGCATGGGACACCGACCCTTTCACCGTGACCGAGAAAGACGGCCGCTATTACGGACGCGGCACCTGCGACATGAAGGGCTTTGACGCGCTGGCGCTCTGGGCTTTGGTCGAGGCGCATTATGCAGACGTCAAACGCCCCCTACAGATCGCGCTCAGCTTTGACGAAGAGATCGGCTGCACCGGTGCCCCGCCGATGATCCAAGCGATGCAGGGCGTGGTGCCCAAGGGCTCGGCGGTGATCGTGGGCGAGCCTTCGACCATGCAGGCGGTGACTGGCCACAAGGGCGGCATTGGCTTTAACACGCACCTCGTGGGCTTTGAGGTGCATTCCTCGCTGCTGCACACCGGGGTCAACGCGATCATGGCGGGCGCCAAGCTCATCGAATGGGCCAATGACGTGAACAGCGACAACATGGCCGCCAAACCGACCGAGACGGCGGCGATGTTCGACCCGCCCTTCACCACCGCCCATGTCGGTGTGATCGAAGGCGGCACGGCCCACAACATCACCGCCAAGGACTGCAAATTCGCCATGGATTTCCGCGTGGTGCCGGGTGAAGACAAAGACAAATGGGGCACCGCCTACCTCAAGAAGGTCCGTGAGGTCGAAAAGCAGATGCAGGACGTGGTGCCCGAAACCTACATCGAGACCTCGACCCGTTTCGACGTGCCCGCGCTGCAGCCCGAAAAGGACGGCGAGGCCGAGCAGATCGTGCGCCAGATCACCGGCGACAATGCCAGCCACAAAGTGAGCTACGGCACCGAAGCCGGGCAGTTCCAAGAGGCAGGGTATTCCGCCGTGATCTGTGGGCCGGGCGACATCGCGCAGGCGCACCAGCCCAATGAATTCATCGACGTGGCGCAATTCGAGGCCGGTCACGACTTCATGCGCCGGCTGCTGACCCGCTTGCAGGGCTGA
- a CDS encoding NAD(P)/FAD-dependent oxidoreductase has translation MSVFPITLATPASYPRTPPRDSEVVVIGGGVIGVCTALFLARAGKQVTLLEKGRIAAEQSSRNWGWIRQQGRDPDELPIMVEAARLWRELAPELDRDIGLKQTGVTYLARSDAKMQSYADWLPHAKANGIDSRLMDAGEVAAAFPGLSKGYTGALITPSDMRAEPWVAVPALAALAVKEGVRIIENCAVRKLDLAAGRVAGVSTEAGAIRTTSVVLAGGAWSALFLRAHGVTLPQLSVRESVVATNVLPEVHAGAVAEAGLAFRRRADGGYTLAPGAAPDLYVGPDAFRALRHYLPQLRATPFGQRLRMSAPKGFPDAWRTPRQWAADSFSPFEAMRILDPAPDHRRLRRTIKQFAALYPELPPITARNSWAGMIDTMPDIVPVADSCAQIPGLVIGTGMSGHGFGIGPGMGRVLAALVMGDAPGHDLSRFRADRFSDGTPIRPGPAL, from the coding sequence ATGTCCGTTTTTCCTATCACCCTTGCCACCCCTGCCAGCTACCCCCGCACCCCGCCGCGTGACAGCGAGGTGGTGGTCATCGGCGGTGGCGTGATCGGTGTCTGCACCGCCCTGTTTCTGGCGCGGGCGGGCAAACAGGTGACGCTGCTGGAAAAGGGCCGCATTGCCGCCGAACAATCCAGCCGCAACTGGGGCTGGATCCGCCAACAAGGGCGCGACCCGGATGAGTTGCCGATCATGGTCGAAGCCGCGCGGCTTTGGCGCGAACTGGCCCCAGAGCTCGACCGCGACATCGGGCTGAAACAGACCGGCGTGACCTATCTGGCAAGGTCGGACGCCAAGATGCAAAGCTACGCAGACTGGCTGCCCCACGCCAAGGCGAATGGGATCGACAGCCGGTTGATGGACGCAGGCGAGGTGGCGGCGGCTTTTCCGGGGCTGAGCAAAGGCTACACCGGGGCGTTGATCACCCCCTCCGACATGCGGGCCGAACCTTGGGTCGCGGTGCCAGCGCTGGCCGCCTTGGCCGTCAAAGAGGGCGTGCGCATCATCGAGAACTGCGCGGTGCGCAAGCTTGACCTCGCCGCGGGCCGCGTGGCGGGGGTGAGCACCGAAGCGGGGGCGATCCGCACGACATCGGTGGTGCTGGCGGGCGGGGCATGGTCGGCGCTTTTCCTGCGCGCGCATGGCGTCACCCTGCCGCAGCTATCCGTACGCGAAAGCGTGGTGGCGACCAACGTGCTGCCCGAGGTGCACGCCGGTGCCGTGGCCGAGGCGGGGCTGGCCTTTCGCCGCCGCGCTGATGGGGGGTATACGCTGGCTCCGGGGGCGGCGCCCGACCTCTATGTCGGGCCAGATGCCTTCCGCGCCCTGCGTCACTACCTCCCACAGTTGCGCGCCACCCCCTTTGGCCAGCGGCTGCGGATGTCTGCACCTAAGGGCTTTCCTGATGCATGGCGCACCCCGCGCCAATGGGCCGCGGACAGTTTCAGCCCCTTCGAGGCGATGCGCATCCTTGATCCCGCCCCCGATCACCGCCGGTTGCGCCGCACAATCAAGCAGTTCGCCGCGCTTTATCCCGAACTACCACCGATCACGGCGCGCAATTCATGGGCGGGCATGATCGACACAATGCCCGATATCGTACCCGTGGCGGACAGTTGCGCCCAAATTCCGGGCCTCGTCATTGGCACCGGCATGTCGGGCCACGGTTTTGGCATCGGGCCGGGCATGGGGCGGGTGCTGGCCGCACTGGTCATGGGCGATGCACCGGGGCATGATCTGAGCAGATTTCGCGCCGACCGGTTCAGTGATGGCACGCCCATCCGCCCCGGTCCGGCGCTTTAA
- a CDS encoding M20 aminoacylase family protein yields MPIKNRFAETHAETTAWRRHLHQHPELMFDLPETSKFVEDKLRSFGITDITTGIAQTGVVAVIEGQSNRSNRTIGLRADMDALPIMEATGLPYASKTPGKMHACGHDGHTAMLLGAAQYLAETRNFDGRVVLIFQPAEEGGGGGNVMVQEGLMDRWDIDEVYGMHNMPGHPTGHFAIREGALLAAADEFNITLTGQGGHAAAPHEAIDTNLAAAHVLIALQSIASRNTDPLKQVVVSVCTLRSDTDSHNVLPHQVLLRGTVRTLDPVVQDLAEQRLHDLTRLTAEAHQCKAEIDYQRGYPVTRNHSDHTLYAAEAADKITPGTDRDTPPIMAGEDFSYMLNARPGAYIMIGNGDGATVHHPAYDFDDAAIPAGCSWFAQVVEDRLARA; encoded by the coding sequence ATGCCGATCAAGAACCGTTTCGCCGAGACCCACGCCGAGACCACCGCATGGCGCCGCCACCTGCATCAGCACCCTGAACTGATGTTCGACCTGCCCGAAACCTCGAAATTCGTCGAAGACAAGCTGCGCAGCTTTGGCATCACCGACATCACCACCGGCATCGCGCAGACCGGCGTGGTCGCGGTGATCGAGGGGCAGAGCAATCGCTCAAACCGCACCATCGGGCTGCGCGCCGATATGGATGCGCTGCCGATCATGGAAGCGACGGGGCTGCCCTATGCCTCCAAGACTCCCGGCAAAATGCATGCCTGCGGCCATGATGGGCATACGGCGATGCTCTTGGGTGCTGCACAATACCTTGCGGAGACGCGCAATTTCGATGGCCGCGTCGTGCTGATCTTCCAACCCGCCGAGGAAGGCGGCGGCGGTGGCAATGTCATGGTGCAAGAGGGGCTGATGGACCGTTGGGATATCGATGAGGTTTACGGCATGCACAATATGCCCGGCCACCCCACCGGGCATTTCGCAATCCGCGAGGGCGCGCTGCTGGCTGCGGCGGATGAGTTCAACATCACGCTGACCGGGCAGGGCGGCCATGCCGCGGCCCCGCATGAGGCCATCGACACCAACCTCGCTGCCGCCCATGTGTTGATCGCGCTGCAATCCATCGCCAGCCGCAACACCGATCCGCTGAAACAGGTCGTCGTCTCGGTCTGCACCCTGCGCAGCGATACCGACAGCCACAACGTCCTGCCGCATCAGGTGCTTCTGCGCGGCACGGTGCGCACTTTGGACCCCGTGGTGCAGGATTTGGCCGAGCAGCGCTTGCACGACCTCACCCGCCTGACTGCCGAAGCGCATCAGTGCAAGGCAGAGATCGACTATCAGCGCGGCTATCCCGTCACGCGCAACCACAGCGACCACACCCTCTATGCCGCCGAGGCAGCCGACAAGATCACCCCCGGCACCGACCGCGACACCCCGCCCATCATGGCAGGCGAAGATTTTTCCTATATGCTCAACGCGCGACCGGGTGCCTATATTATGATCGGCAACGGCGATGGGGCGACGGTGCACCACCCGGCATATGACTTTGACGATGCCGCAATCCCGGCGGGTTGCTCATGGTTCGCGCAGGTGGTTGAGGACCGGCTGGCAAGGGCGTAA
- a CDS encoding YeeE/YedE family protein: MFESFGFEETTAKEASVLLAALIGLAFGVLAQRTRFCFRRSLVGEDRRQALGVWLTALALAVIGTQAAVAAGWISFDAHRFMTSDVPFLAIGIGGLLFGAGMVLTRGCISRLTVLTGGGNLRGALVVLVFAVVAHATLKGVLAPLRVALGSVTVDMGDSVSLAALPGGALVWGGLIAVAALAYALRSGNRPGQLVMAGLIGLLVPAAWVGTGYILLDEFDPIAMESLSFTSPSADTLFWTIASSSIPAGFGTGLLGGVFVGALVASLIAREFQWQSFDAPRQTGRYLTGAAMMGVGGVLAGGCTLGAGLSGVPTLSVAAIEAIVMIALGALAMQALLSRSSAAGGAASTTRQAQPAR; this comes from the coding sequence ATGTTTGAGTCTTTCGGCTTTGAAGAGACGACAGCAAAAGAGGCGTCCGTTCTGCTGGCGGCGCTCATCGGGCTGGCGTTTGGCGTCTTGGCACAGCGCACGCGCTTTTGCTTTCGCCGCAGCCTCGTGGGCGAAGACCGGCGTCAAGCGCTCGGGGTCTGGCTCACCGCGTTGGCGCTGGCGGTGATCGGCACGCAGGCCGCCGTGGCCGCGGGTTGGATCAGTTTCGACGCGCATCGCTTTATGACCAGTGACGTGCCGTTTCTGGCGATTGGCATCGGCGGGCTGCTGTTCGGCGCGGGCATGGTGCTCACACGCGGCTGCATCTCGCGCCTCACGGTGCTGACAGGCGGCGGCAACCTGCGCGGGGCGCTGGTGGTGCTGGTCTTTGCCGTGGTGGCCCATGCCACACTCAAAGGGGTTCTGGCCCCGCTGCGCGTGGCGCTTGGGTCCGTGACCGTCGACATGGGCGACAGCGTGAGCCTTGCTGCCCTGCCCGGCGGTGCGCTGGTTTGGGGCGGTCTGATCGCCGTGGCGGCGCTGGCCTATGCGCTGCGCTCGGGCAACCGTCCGGGGCAACTGGTAATGGCCGGTTTGATCGGGCTTTTGGTGCCTGCCGCATGGGTCGGCACCGGGTATATCCTGCTGGATGAATTTGACCCGATCGCGATGGAGAGCCTTAGCTTCACCTCCCCCTCTGCCGATACTCTGTTCTGGACCATCGCCAGCAGTTCGATCCCCGCGGGCTTTGGCACCGGGCTTTTGGGCGGCGTGTTTGTCGGCGCGCTGGTCGCCAGCCTGATCGCACGAGAGTTTCAGTGGCAGAGCTTTGACGCCCCGCGCCAAACCGGACGCTACCTGACCGGGGCGGCCATGATGGGCGTGGGCGGTGTGCTGGCCGGGGGCTGCACCTTGGGCGCGGGCCTTTCGGGTGTCCCCACGCTTTCCGTCGCGGCCATCGAGGCCATCGTGATGATCGCACTGGGCGCGCTTGCCATGCAGGCGTTGCTCAGCCGATCTTCCGCCGCAGGTGGCGCAGCGTCCACCACACGCCAAGCACAACCGGCACGGTGA